One genomic segment of Bacteroidales bacterium includes these proteins:
- the lipB gene encoding lipoyl(octanoyl) transferase LipB, whose product MAEKILFNELGIIRYEEAYRIQNLIFNKKISNKNNEIKNNLEVLICEHPHVYTIGKSGNENNLLIDDAFLRKVDATYFKTDRGGDITYHGPGQLVVYPVIDLDDCQIGIKEYIYRLEYLIIDVLKEYGLTGELSKGNIGVWLDVGKQNERKLCSIGVKVSRGVTMHGLALNVNTDLSYFNHINPCGYINKGVTSIKNELGKETDLNEVVGLIKKGFNKLF is encoded by the coding sequence ATGGCCGAAAAAATTTTGTTTAACGAATTAGGAATCATAAGATATGAGGAAGCTTACAGAATCCAGAACCTTATTTTTAATAAAAAAATATCAAATAAAAATAACGAAATTAAAAATAATTTAGAAGTTTTAATTTGTGAACATCCACATGTTTATACAATAGGTAAAAGCGGAAATGAAAATAATTTATTAATTGATGATGCTTTTTTAAGAAAAGTTGATGCAACTTATTTTAAAACAGACAGAGGCGGAGATATTACCTATCACGGTCCCGGACAATTAGTTGTATATCCTGTTATTGATCTTGATGATTGCCAAATTGGAATCAAAGAATATATTTACAGGCTTGAATATTTAATTATTGATGTATTGAAAGAATACGGCTTGACCGGAGAGTTGAGTAAAGGGAATATTGGTGTTTGGTTGGATGTCGGCAAACAAAATGAAAGGAAGCTGTGTTCAATAGGTGTAAAGGTTAGCAGAGGAGTAACAATGCACGGTTTAGCTTTGAATGTTAATACAGATCTTTCATATTTTAATCATATTAACCCTTGCGGTTATATTAATAAAGGTGTAACGTCAATAAAAAATGAACTTGGTAAAGAAACTGATCTAAATGAAGTAGTCGGTTTAATAAAAAAAGGATTTAATAAATTATTTTAA
- a CDS encoding SAM-dependent methyltransferase — MKGKIFLIPTTLGESDIKSVIPDNVKQIVEEINFFIVENIRAARRYIRKLSATKVIDDITFFELNKHTNANELTSFIQPTLSGNDIGIISEAGNPGIADPGADIVKIAHRKGIQVIPLVGPSSILLALISSGLNGQNFAFNGYLPVKQNEKIKKIQFLENRSKTENQSQIFMETPYRNMKMTEDILNSCRKNTLLCIAADITLDTEFIKTKTIAEWKKSVPQINKRPAIFILQAI; from the coding sequence ATGAAAGGCAAGATATTCTTAATACCGACAACATTGGGAGAATCTGATATAAAATCAGTAATCCCGGATAATGTGAAACAAATTGTTGAAGAAATTAACTTTTTCATCGTTGAAAACATCAGAGCTGCAAGACGTTATATTCGAAAACTTTCTGCAACAAAAGTAATTGACGATATAACATTTTTTGAGCTGAATAAACATACAAATGCAAATGAACTTACAAGTTTTATTCAACCGACACTTTCAGGTAATGATATCGGCATCATTTCCGAAGCAGGCAATCCGGGCATAGCAGATCCGGGTGCAGATATTGTAAAAATTGCACACAGGAAAGGCATTCAAGTTATTCCTTTGGTGGGTCCTTCTTCAATTTTGCTTGCTCTTATTTCTTCGGGACTAAACGGTCAAAATTTTGCTTTTAACGGTTATTTACCTGTTAAGCAAAATGAAAAAATTAAGAAAATTCAGTTTTTGGAAAATCGTTCAAAAACTGAAAATCAATCTCAAATTTTTATGGAAACGCCATACAGAAATATGAAGATGACAGAAGATATTCTGAATTCTTGCCGAAAGAATACATTACTTTGTATTGCTGCAGATATAACTTTAGATACTGAATTTATTAAAACAAAAACAATTGCAGAGTGGAAAAAGAGTGTTCCGCAAATCAATAAACGTCCTGCTATTTTTATATTGCAAGCTATTTAG
- a CDS encoding trypsin-like peptidase domain-containing protein, producing the protein MKKNLKEIILIIILTFTGQNYLTAQINIGGTPIGFEKKYKTLIKQNIPVFSLPKLNNEQLLLEAELNETKDQPWQFGKNIDVNIDLMRQSAVNNISSGKLYRLTIHSEYALTINLRFSKYKLPKNAVLYIYNEDKTDIIGGFTSQNNQKNKIFATGLIRGDKITIEYFEPDDANFHAELVIDRITHGFRSISNYDKGFGHSGDCNMNVACDDGTWSNEIRSACMLVTGGSGFCSGALINNTLKDGTPYILTADHCYRDPSDMVFMFNWESETCDNPIVPPEHDDLSGAQLIARYSESDFCLFEMNDEPPYDYEVYYSGWNADDSPSDSSVCIHHPKGDIKKISYDDDPTVSDYYLGYSNPPDSHWKVIWDRNTTTENGSSGSPLFDENHRIIGQLHGGYASCSNLDEPDWYGKFSYSWDMGTTPETRLKNWLDPVNYGVTKLSGYDPNVPGYDNDTQILEIISPEDYYFDINTITPIFKIRNRGNNDLNSLTINYSIDNNTLQIKNWAGCLKTGEIEDISFNEVNLLNGEHSIMVYIENPNGTEDDCNYNDTLRKSFYIYDTIFEDDFETGNSWYLTGEFQIDEPMGLGGGTSYPDPTFAYSGVNILGTDLTGLGQHPGDYENNIGFNEEYAQSPVIDCTNFENTMLSFYRYIGIDSDKFDNVSIEINATDSSKTIWTNSSIQITDTIWMKQEFDISDIADGNKILIRFITGPTNHAEQYCGWNIDDLMVSGTSAGNYDTVMTSNIQIYPNPARNYFYIEINDIIENDAVVTISDISGKVIYNKVFSQQEIKTVETDYIRNLIIIENVTAHIGLYIVNIKTSTNSYSKKIALM; encoded by the coding sequence ATGAAAAAAAATCTAAAGGAAATAATACTTATAATTATTCTTACTTTTACAGGACAAAATTATCTTACTGCCCAAATTAATATTGGCGGTACTCCAATCGGCTTTGAGAAAAAATACAAAACTTTGATAAAACAAAATATACCTGTTTTTTCTTTACCTAAACTTAATAACGAACAATTACTTCTTGAAGCAGAACTAAACGAAACTAAAGATCAACCATGGCAATTCGGGAAGAATATTGATGTAAACATTGATTTGATGAGACAATCTGCTGTTAATAATATTTCTTCAGGCAAACTATATCGTTTAACAATACATTCTGAATATGCATTGACAATTAATTTAAGATTCAGCAAATATAAATTACCTAAAAACGCTGTATTATACATTTATAATGAAGATAAGACAGATATTATCGGCGGTTTTACATCTCAAAACAATCAAAAAAACAAGATATTTGCAACGGGATTGATCAGAGGAGACAAAATTACCATTGAATATTTTGAACCCGATGATGCAAATTTTCATGCAGAATTAGTTATTGACAGAATCACGCACGGTTTTCGCAGCATAAGTAATTATGATAAAGGTTTCGGACATTCGGGCGATTGTAATATGAATGTTGCCTGCGATGACGGAACTTGGAGCAATGAGATTCGCTCTGCATGTATGTTGGTTACAGGAGGATCCGGTTTTTGTTCTGGTGCTTTGATCAATAATACCCTTAAAGACGGCACACCTTATATATTAACAGCTGATCATTGCTACAGAGATCCTTCAGATATGGTATTTATGTTCAATTGGGAAAGCGAAACATGTGATAATCCGATTGTTCCCCCCGAACATGATGACCTTTCAGGTGCACAACTTATTGCAAGATACAGCGAATCTGATTTTTGTTTATTTGAAATGAATGATGAACCGCCTTATGATTATGAAGTTTATTATTCCGGATGGAATGCTGATGATTCCCCGTCAGATTCTTCGGTCTGTATTCATCATCCGAAAGGAGACATTAAAAAAATATCTTATGATGATGATCCTACTGTTTCCGATTATTATTTAGGATACAGTAATCCGCCGGATTCTCATTGGAAAGTTATTTGGGACCGAAATACAACAACTGAAAACGGTTCTTCAGGGTCACCTTTGTTTGATGAAAACCACAGAATTATAGGCCAACTTCACGGCGGTTATGCATCTTGCAGCAATCTTGATGAACCGGATTGGTACGGTAAATTTTCATATTCTTGGGATATGGGAACTACTCCCGAAACAAGATTAAAAAATTGGTTAGATCCTGTAAACTACGGTGTAACAAAACTGTCGGGTTATGACCCTAATGTCCCGGGGTATGATAATGATACTCAAATTTTAGAAATAATTAGTCCGGAAGATTATTATTTTGATATTAATACTATAACACCCATATTTAAAATAAGGAACAGAGGAAACAATGATTTAAACTCATTAACAATCAATTACAGTATTGATAATAATACTTTACAAATAAAAAATTGGGCAGGATGTCTTAAAACAGGTGAGATTGAAGATATTTCTTTTAATGAAGTTAATCTATTAAACGGGGAACATTCAATAATGGTTTATATAGAAAATCCTAACGGAACAGAAGATGATTGTAATTACAATGATACTTTAAGAAAATCTTTTTATATATATGATACAATATTTGAAGATGATTTTGAAACCGGTAACTCATGGTATCTCACAGGCGAGTTCCAAATTGATGAACCAATGGGATTAGGTGGCGGAACATCTTATCCTGACCCGACATTCGCCTATTCGGGAGTTAATATATTAGGAACCGATCTTACCGGTTTAGGTCAGCATCCGGGTGATTATGAAAATAATATCGGATTTAATGAAGAATATGCACAATCTCCGGTAATAGATTGCACTAATTTTGAAAATACCATGCTTTCTTTTTACCGCTATATCGGTATTGACAGTGACAAATTCGATAATGTTTCAATTGAGATTAATGCAACAGATTCTTCAAAGACCATTTGGACAAATTCAAGCATTCAGATTACTGATACAATCTGGATGAAACAAGAATTTGACATATCCGATATTGCCGACGGTAATAAAATCCTCATCCGTTTTATAACAGGGCCTACAAATCATGCTGAACAATACTGCGGTTGGAATATTGATGATCTTATGGTATCGGGAACTTCAGCCGGTAATTATGATACTGTTATGACAAGCAACATTCAAATATACCCGAATCCGGCAAGGAATTATTTTTATATTGAAATCAATGATATTATTGAAAATGATGCTGTGGTTACAATATCAGATATTTCAGGCAAAGTAATTTATAATAAGGTGTTTTCACAACAAGAAATTAAAACTGTTGAAACAGATTATATCAGGAATTTAATCATAATTGAAAATGTAACGGCGCATATTGGTTTATATATTGTTAACATTAAAACGAGTACAAATTCTTATTCAAAAAAAATTGCATTAATGTAA
- a CDS encoding MBL fold metallo-hydrolase: MKITFLGTGTSQGVPLIGCTCEVCKSNDSKDKRLRSSVLICVNGKNIIIDAGPDFRQQMLRENITQLDAILLTHEHKDHIGGLDDVRAFNYIQKKPMDIYAETRVIDLLQSRDFAYVVERKDYPGIPKMEFHSITEKSFNINGITIIPVRGLHMLLPVLGFRINKFAYITDMNYISPEERNKLKGLDVLVINALRKKKHVSHFNLEEALEVIEDVKPNKAYLTHISHKLGFYETFKNELPENVFPAYDGLQDLII; this comes from the coding sequence TTGAAAATAACATTTCTCGGGACAGGAACTTCACAGGGTGTTCCCTTAATCGGTTGCACATGTGAAGTTTGTAAATCAAACGACAGCAAAGATAAACGATTAAGAAGTTCTGTTTTGATCTGTGTTAACGGAAAAAACATAATAATTGATGCCGGACCGGATTTCAGACAACAAATGCTCAGAGAAAATATTACGCAATTAGATGCAATACTTCTTACACATGAACACAAAGATCATATTGGGGGGTTGGATGATGTGAGAGCATTTAATTATATTCAAAAAAAACCAATGGATATTTATGCCGAAACACGTGTTATAGATTTATTGCAATCGCGTGATTTTGCTTATGTTGTTGAAAGAAAAGATTATCCGGGTATTCCGAAAATGGAGTTTCATTCAATAACGGAAAAATCGTTTAATATTAATGGTATTACAATTATACCTGTTAGAGGTTTGCACATGTTACTTCCCGTTCTCGGCTTCAGAATAAATAAATTTGCTTATATAACTGATATGAATTATATTAGTCCGGAAGAAAGAAACAAGTTAAAAGGTTTGGACGTGTTAGTTATCAATGCATTAAGGAAGAAAAAACATGTTTCTCATTTCAATTTGGAAGAAGCATTGGAAGTTATTGAAGACGTGAAACCAAATAAGGCATATTTGACACATATCAGCCATAAATTAGGATTTTATGAAACTTTTAAAAATGAATTACCTGAAAATGTTTTTCCTGCTTATGACGGTTTACAGGATTTAATTATTTAA